AGCTGAGTTTCTTGAGGCATCCTTTCGAGCAAAAGCAGAATATCTGGAGGTGAGCCTTTTGGCTTTCTTTTATTTTCAGTATCTCTTACCCACACATGTtgcttctaataaaggatagtcATGCATTATTACAATTACAAGTCTTTGATCTCATTGTATTGGGAAGAGTTAATTTTATGGATTTCCAGTGCACTCCACTTATCATGGTCAGTCCATCAGGATACTGCCAGGCGAGAACAGTTACTCCGATTACGGTAGCTCATGAATTGCATAAGTTTGCTTCTGTTGTTATCTTAGCCAAAATATGATTTAGTTGCATTGGTTAGTTATAGGATCACATCAGATGCATCTCTTTTCAATTAAGCAATGGGAACTCAATGTAATTCCCATCAGTGTCTGTAATCCTCCTGTTGGTTTCAGCTTATGCTTTTGTCTTCTGGTCAAAAGGCAGAAGGTGGAAACAAAAGGGCTAGATTTTGAAATTGGTTTTTGAGAAGCACCATATTTGTATTAGAGGCCAAAAGCAAGTCTGAAGACACTTTTGACAAGTGAAAGGAATTTCAAATGCTAAGCAGCGGTCACCATCTGTCTATCCTTCTGGTGGTGTTTTACAGCATAATGATATCAGATTATTATGTGCTTAATGTACCAGTTGGAAACAGTACATGCCAAACTGCATACTTGGTTGCACTACAGTTGGAACTAGAATTAGTTTACAATCATGGTAAATGTGCTATTTTTTATGGTTTATTAGGCCGATGCACCTGCAGAGGAAGGACGTGTAAAGACAGGTAGCAGGACGAACGATACATCAGCACCACAAAAATCAGGAAGCAGGTGGAGTATTCTTCTAACTAATACTAATTAATTAACCAATTCAAACATGGTTGTGATAGCTTATGTGATTTCGGTGTAGTAAAATAGACCTGTTCAGTTATTTCCTATTTCTCTTGTAGGGTGGATAATAAACGCCGTccattttgggacttctttgGTCGGTCTTTGGGAAAGAAAGTTGATCCAGCTCTTGCAGATCAGGATGTATGGATGCTGTACTGTATATTTGCAGTTTGTTTTGTGCATTAAAGAACACACCAGCATTTTGTGGTGAAGCGATTTCCATGATGCATCCTTGTTTAATGAACAGTCCTTGACCATGGCTCTAATTAATTACTGAAAATTAATTATGGTCTTCAGAAGAATACCATTTAATTTTATCCCTTAAGATTCTTATTGCAGCGTATTGCTAATCTTATGGTATTATCCCATTTTTATTGCTGATGAAGGGCACTGTTGACAATGTGGAGAAGAAAGATGGGGAGTCAAATGACATCCTCCGCTTTGAACAGTTAAGGCGTGAGCTGATTGAGTTAGAAAAGCGGGTGCAGAAGAGTGCAGATGAAGCTCAAAAGGAGGAGGTATGCTTGTTTAACAGGATCTTGAAATAGCAAATTACTGGTTCTTCAGTATTTGAGCAAACTCTTGGAACAGCAGCAGTGATTCTGTAAATGTTATGAGCTTAATTGCATCTTGTATTGTTAGTTCTGTTGTTTTCTGAGTTATGATTCTTAACCACAATCGTTGGTTTCATTGTGtacaatttttttctttttcaaagaATTGTCTATTCAGTCAAGTCCTGTTTTCCAGGAGATGGTTGTCACAGACGAAATAATTGCGCCATCACCTGGTTCATCAGTTCCTTCCGGCCAGGCTACCAAGAAAGAAAATGTCATAACTAAATCAGTGGAGAAGGTCAAAGAGACTACAACGGTATGACCATCTATACCTAAGATCCCATAGTAGTAAGAAACACATGCTAGCATATATTTATGAACTCTGCAAGGTTTTCTTCCTCTGTTGTGGCTGACGATAATGACACTTCAAGGCATGGTATTGTTGTGAAAGATTGTAGTAGGGGGTTGAGTAATCGAATTAAATTTATCCAAAAGCCTATTTGCCAAACCAAAGGCGCTCATCACAATATTGTTAGCTCCatacgtcttataatttggaatggagggagtactagttATAAGAAAACTTCTTGTttcttattcttttttttttctgcacaGACTGTGTTGCAGGGGACACAACTCTTAGCAATTGATACAGGAGCTGCTATGGGTTTGCTAAAAAGAGCTCTTATTGGGGATGAACTAACTCAGAAGGAAAAGCAGGCTCTTCAAAGAACCTTGACAGATTTGGCATCTGTTGTTCCTATAGGAATACTCATGCTTTTGCCAGTGAGTCTTTCTTGTACTTGTATTTCTACTTCTTAAACAAGTAGAGGCTTATTAGGTCCACTTTATCATTTCATTTAATTTGTGTGGAGTAATCTTTTTAACCTTTTACCTTATCTGCGTGGACTGTGGGCTACTAAGACTCATTTTGGTGTTTGAATTGCCATGTCAAAGTATTTTGTTGTGTCTAAGAGTGATGTCAATCATATACTCTGACCTTTGAATCTATCGACTGTAAGGTGTGTTTACTGCTGGAGCATTCTGACAATTGCCTTTCTGTCCCAGCTCACCGCCGTTGGTCATGCTGCTATTTtggctttcatccaaagatatgTGCCATCGATGGTATGTAGTTTACGTTCACACACTACTCTCCCCCTGTTGCCATTTGTTATATAATTCCTATTTGTGTATTTGCAATCGTGTAGATCCCGTCCACATATGCTCCCGATAGGTTGGATCTCCTTAGACAgcttgagaaagtgaaggaaatGGAAGTTGCTGAAGGCAGCAGTGAAGATATATTGGAGGCCGTTGGTTCGAGAACTGAGCAAGTGAAATAAGCTGGCCATGTACAGATGGACGATTATACTGCTTAGCTTACGATCTTTCCTGTAAAGTGTAAGTAACAAATTCACCCCTGGTCTTCTGCATATGGCTGCAGCCTTTTCTTTCTTGTTGTATACATGTGTTGCACTCTGTTTAGCTCTAATGCAGAACAGCTCAACCATAGACATCGTGCATATAAATTACCTTGACAACTGAACTGGTCCTTCCATAATTTTGTGCAGAtatttgttcttctaattatttggTTAATATATTCTCAATCATGTTTTTTTTGTAGTGTTTTGGAACACGACATGAGGGGTTTATTTTGTTTAAAGATTCTTTGAATGACACATACCGCTGGAAACAGAACTGCAAGGCCATACGAATAACCAATCATCGGGTCGATAAGGCGAAGAAAGATCCTTCCAAATGCTCCACGTCTGTAGGCTGTATCCATACTTCACAGTATACATGGGCGCATGGTGCCCTTCAACATAGTAGAGGGTGAATGTCCAAGCTCCTCTTGGGCAGTCTGTGTAGGGTAGTGGTTTTGGTAGAGGATTGTATATATAGTTAATATGTTGTGTTGATGATCATTTTTTTCTCATGCAGCCTCCACCTGGAGGGGGAGTAAAACCTTGTAACCTTGTTTTTTGGGAACCAAGGGAATGCTTCATTCCCTGTATCCAAATTGCCAAGTTCAGTGAACTAGTTAATGGCCAAGTTTTAGAGCCTTCATAAATCACACGCTTCAGTGGCGGCTTACGGGCGTTTTTTCTAATATGCGACCAATTGGAGCGCATCAGGAGCATGGGCAACGATGCACAGGACTCAAGTTTGTCTCTTTAATCTGTGTTGTGTTATTGCGATCGAATTGCCGTCGAGGCCTCTTTGACCGTCGAATGCTTGCACACAAGTGTTTGAAGATTTTTGTCTAGTTACCCTGTAACTACGGCGATGAAACTTGAGTTTAGCTTTGCAAAGTCAATCATTTCCTTCGGCAGTTATTTGCAAAGCTTGCTGTACTACTACGGTAACTACTCTTGCCTTTTAGAACATACCCTACCATACTACGTATAAGTACATACATGTACGTATTTTCAATCGATCAGTGGCTCAACGCTACTCCTGTctatttctcaaaaaaaaaaaacgctaCTCctgtctatctatctatataaaAAATACGTGTACAATTTGGTATGGCAGAAACGTGATTAAACAAGAGGTGAGAGTGTGAGACACGTTTGTTATAATAAAGTCAAGAATAAGAAGATACACAAAAGGCAGAAGAAATCTGATAAGTCAAGGACAGAGCAACATTTCCTTTGCTTTTGAAAGTGAATGGCCAGACAGAGCCCCATGACCGACCGCATCGTTCGTAAGGAAATTTAAAGATACATACAAGCACACATACTTTTGCAAAAGTACTCCGTGCCAGCTTATAAAGTTGTTATATGTATAtgcatatactccctccatcccaaattaaatatttcgtcacatcaaatcttacgacacatgtatgaaatattaaatatagatgaaaacaaaaattaattacataatttgtctgtaaatcacgagacgaatctttgaagCCTATAATtatttcataattggacaatgtttatcaaataaaaataaaaatgttatagtgtcataatccaaaaaaattagatctaaacaaagccAGTTTAGTTCACACAAagtctaaatttttttaaagattttcagttATATCGTATTTTACGACACTTgactgaagtattaaatattgataaaaaattaattatctagtttatctgtaatttacaagatgaatcttttgaacctagttattttatagttagataataattattataaatataaataaaatgctacaatatttCTAAAAAGTTATCGGAACTAAACACAGCCTACTTGCGAGCCTGGCAAATCTGTCCCTATTTATCGCAAAGATTATGGAATTGCTTTAAGGAGAAGGAGAGGAGGTAGTATCTATTTTTGTTTTGGCACACAAACGGTAAATTTGGGTTTGGAAAAGACGAGTCGAGAAAAGCGACCTTTTCTATGCACCGCTGGATGGGGATCCGACGAGTAAGATAAGATGACCGATATCGCGCCATCAATTGCTAACCTGATCTTTGTTATTAGCCGCGTTCCCCACCTTTAATTTTTCAtattaataaataaaaaaatcgcTTGGCCGGTTGGCCCGCACAATCCCAAGCACCGCCTCCGTCCACcgtcgcccccccccccccaacatcCATTTGCAAAGGCCGGAGACCAAAAAACCCCACCACCTTTAACCCCCGAACCCTAGCTTACTCGCCGCCACCGCCCACCGTCTCCTGATCCAATGGCGCGCATCCACCTCGTAGCCGTGGCAATGGCCATGCTCTTAGCCGTCGCGACGGCGCAGGCACCAGGCGCGTCGCCGACGCCGGCGCCCAGGGCGCAGCCTCCGGCGaccccgccgccggcgccggcaccaGCCCCGGCGTCTCCTCCTCCGGCCTCCGCCCCCGCGCCCTCTCCGACGCGGAAGCCGGCCCCGGCTCCGGCGCCCAAGGCCACGGCACCCGCCCCGGAGATCCCCgcctcgccgccggcgccgagcTCGATCGGGCAGACGCCAACGGAGGCCCCGACGTCCCCTCCGCCTCCCAGCGACGCGTCCAGCGTCTCCCCCGCCTTGTTCCtggccgccggcgccgctgtGGCGTTTTTCTTCTGAGGTCGGTGGgtgggccggccggccggcgccgaTGGATCCGCATCCGCCTGTGTTGTGAGTGTGACACGATGGCTCTCGCTACTTGTATTTGTTGGCCGCGTCGTCGTTGCATTGCATTCGGGTTTATTACTAGCATAGCATAGCATACTACTGCTTTCCTAGCTGGGTTCGATCTGTGCGTGCGTGGTGAGTGAGAGAGATTGATGAGTCGAGAGACAGACAGTTGCTATGTGGGTTGGGATGCCATTGTATAATCCCTCGTTTTTTTTTACCGTATTCTTTGTTTCGTCTACATACAGATCTGCTCTGCTTGCTCGCTAGGAGTATTATTTATCTTATttcttattatatatatataagttattattattattgataGCTTGTTTTCCATCAGATCTGTTGCTCCTGATCCGCACGCGTGTTCTCGTGCTGTCGTATTATCTTCTCCCTGATTATTTCTTCTGATTTTTCCCCTTCCTACAATCCTACTCGTGATCTGCTGATACGGTCATACGGATTCCTCGGCGTCATGTCGGTGGCGCCTTGTTCTcacttgttttttttcttttttccgcTTTTGTACAGTTTTTTAAGAAAATAGCTTCACGACTGACTTTCTAGATAAAGCTGAGTTgtttttggagaaagtgtttgacaaaatagcttcatcaactatgcatagttgagagagagaaatgagggagaagctgaaataagctatttttttttcagcttcatccaactCTCTTTCTCTTTGTGTGAGAaggggaaaaacagcttcacttatgaagctgttttggaaataagtgtttggcaaaaaaaaaacagctcatgaagctgttgtgagctgtaccaaacagtcCCATAGTTTGCTAAAACTCAATTAGCAAATTTATAGTTTTGTCAAGTCTTAAAACCAAATGCCAAGTAAAAAAAGAGGctttctccaacagtttgctatttgttcttgataaaaGAACTTGGCATCCTAGTATTTTTTGCTAAAATCATaaaattgagcctccaacaagttggcaaaactagttgacaaattgggatacacgtgatcgtgatgctaagtgatggaggacttggcatatttgccaagtgaaggatGAATTTTGCCAAGCTCACAAAATTGCTAAGTAGTTTTCACAAAATTGCCGAGTAGTTTTGTCAACTCGTTGGAGGTGGTTTTGGTAAAAATCGTATGATGTCAAAGTGTTGGAGTTGCTATTAGGCCGCAACTTAGTCCAATTTTTTTTAAGCTTCTCTGTCAATGCATGCatcgaacattaaatataaataaaataataattataaatgttttaagatttttcgtcacatcaataTCAAATATTAGTTAttagttatagataaaaaactaattgtacagtttatatctttaattttttgagttttaatctatgattagcaGGAGCAGGAGTTGATAAGTTTTGTTCAGGCCCGGTCGGGGGTGAACAGTTTTTATATAcgataatatttttgtttttatttagtaattattatttaattatagactaattaggttaaAAGGATTTGTTCTGTGTATTAGTTATTTTGCCACAGGTGGTTTGCTGGGCAGCACAACCACCGTGGTCTCCAGTCCTCCATGAGCCCGGGGGTAGGGTAGTATGAGAAGCCCTGTGAAGCGTCTGGACTCGACCGCCGAACACGTCAAATGGGGAAGGAAGTGGACGTGCGAGGCGACCATCGGCCGTCCACAGGCCACAGGGACATGGAACCTGCTCGCTTGAGCCTCAGTGGTTCAACAGGTGTCGTTGTTTGATGGGAAAACGCTGGTCGTGTTCGTGTCGTGTGGTGAACTACTGTTGATCATGGGACGAGGGCGTTCCACAGGACCCACAGGGGCCCATCTGCCAAGTGCCTTGTGACGTGCCAAA
This window of the Sorghum bicolor cultivar BTx623 chromosome 7, Sorghum_bicolor_NCBIv3, whole genome shotgun sequence genome carries:
- the LOC8067048 gene encoding arabinogalactan protein 1, with protein sequence MARIHLVAVAMAMLLAVATAQAPGASPTPAPRAQPPATPPPAPAPAPASPPPASAPAPSPTRKPAPAPAPKATAPAPEIPASPPAPSSIGQTPTEAPTSPPPPSDASSVSPALFLAAGAAVAFFF